The following proteins are encoded in a genomic region of Glycine max cultivar Williams 82 chromosome 18, Glycine_max_v4.0, whole genome shotgun sequence:
- the LOC100804480 gene encoding single-stranded DNA-binding protein WHY1, chloroplastic isoform X1, translating to MSNLQLQIHSPPPSLLSYSSSSLSSSSSLKLFPNHPFSSKSLPFNTPKPFSLRCRHSDLFDQNTLASTPRPTRPSASVGALPPRVYVGYSIYKGKAALTLTPRPPEFMPLDSGAYKISKEGYVLLQFAPAVGTRQYDWNRKQVFSLSVGEMGSVISLGARDSYEFFHDPFKGKSDEGKVRKILKVEPLPDGSGHFFNLSVQNKLVNVDESIYIPVTKAELAVLTSTFNV from the exons ATGTCGAATTTGCAGTTACAGATTCACTCTCCTCCACCATCACTCTTATCATATTCATCATCATCActatcctcttcttcttctcttaagCTATTCCCAAACCACCCTTTCTCCTCAAAGTCCCTTCCTTTCAACACTCCTAAACCCTTCTCCCTCAGATGCCGTCACTCTGACCTCTTCGATCAGAACACCTTAGCCTCTACACCACGACCAACGAGACCCTCTGCTTCAG TTGGAGCTTTGCCGCCTAGGGTTTATGTTGGTTACTCCATTTACAAAGGGAAGGCTGCGCTTACATTGACTCCTAGGCCCCCCGAATTCATGCCACTCGAT TCGGGGGCATACAAAATATCTAAGGAAGGTTATGTGCTGCTTCAGTTTGCACCGGCAGTTGGTACGCGCCAATATGATTGGAATAGGAAGCAG GTTTTTTCCTTATCAGTGGGTGAAATGGGAAGTGTGATTAGTCTTGGTGCAAGGGACTCTTATGAATTTTTTCATGATCCTTTTAAGGGTAAAAG TGATGAAGGTAAAGTCAGAAAAATTTTGAAGGTGGAGCCTCTTCCAGATGGTTCTGGACACTTCTTTAACCTAA GTGTTCAAAACAAGCTTGTGAATGTGGATGAAAGCATCTATATCCCTGTTACAAAGGCTGAGTTAGCAGTTTTGACCTCAACTTTCAATGTATaa
- the LOC100804480 gene encoding single-stranded DNA-binding protein WHY1, chloroplastic isoform X2: MSNLQLQIHSPPPSLLSYSSSSLSSSSSLKLFPNHPFSSKSLPFNTPKPFSLRCRHSDLFDQNTLASTPRPTRPSASVGALPPRVYVGYSIYKGKAALTLTPRPPEFMPLDSGAYKISKEGYVLLQFAPAVGTRQYDWNRKQVFSLSVGEMGSVISLGARDSYEFFHDPFKGKSDEGKVRKILKVEPLPDGSGHFFNLILTLLWNFPRCSKQACECG; this comes from the exons ATGTCGAATTTGCAGTTACAGATTCACTCTCCTCCACCATCACTCTTATCATATTCATCATCATCActatcctcttcttcttctcttaagCTATTCCCAAACCACCCTTTCTCCTCAAAGTCCCTTCCTTTCAACACTCCTAAACCCTTCTCCCTCAGATGCCGTCACTCTGACCTCTTCGATCAGAACACCTTAGCCTCTACACCACGACCAACGAGACCCTCTGCTTCAG TTGGAGCTTTGCCGCCTAGGGTTTATGTTGGTTACTCCATTTACAAAGGGAAGGCTGCGCTTACATTGACTCCTAGGCCCCCCGAATTCATGCCACTCGAT TCGGGGGCATACAAAATATCTAAGGAAGGTTATGTGCTGCTTCAGTTTGCACCGGCAGTTGGTACGCGCCAATATGATTGGAATAGGAAGCAG GTTTTTTCCTTATCAGTGGGTGAAATGGGAAGTGTGATTAGTCTTGGTGCAAGGGACTCTTATGAATTTTTTCATGATCCTTTTAAGGGTAAAAG TGATGAAGGTAAAGTCAGAAAAATTTTGAAGGTGGAGCCTCTTCCAGATGGTTCTGGACACTTCTTTAACCTAA TTTTAACTCTGTTATGGAATTTCCCAAGGTGTTCAAAACAAGCTTGTGAATGTGGATGA